Proteins from a genomic interval of Quercus lobata isolate SW786 chromosome 11, ValleyOak3.0 Primary Assembly, whole genome shotgun sequence:
- the LOC115966527 gene encoding uncharacterized protein LOC115966527, with amino-acid sequence MAQAVPSYTMSCFKLPNKLCDELTGLVRQFWWGQVRDEKKLAWMSWEKMCLPKERGGLGFRDLKTFNLALLAKQGWRLQKNSSSLFYHVYKAKYFPGCDFMDAELGGKPSYAWRSIHAAQALMRRGLKWQVGNGENIRIWRDKWLPTPKTYKVVTLERGNILLTMVCDLIDNESKEWKVDVVRQNFLAQDVEAILSIPLSVNGARDKIVWAKNRNGRFSVRSAYKVAKEDSLGVR; translated from the coding sequence ATGGCTCAAGCAGTGCCATCATACACCATGAGCTGTTTTAAGCTCCCAAATAAGCTGTGTGATGAACTGACAGGTTTGGTGAGACAATTCTGGTGGGGACAGGTGAGGGATGAAAAGAAGCTAGCTTGGATGAGTTGGGAAAAGATGTGCTTACCTAAGGAGAGAGGTGGGCTGGGGTTTAGAGATCTAAAAACATTTAATCTTGCTCTCTTAGCAAAGCAAGGGTGGCGGTTACAGAAAAACTCATCTTCATTGTTTTACCATGTGTATAAAGCCAAATATTTTCctggttgtgattttatggaTGCAGAATTGGGTGGAAAACCATCTTATGCTTGGAGGAGTATTCATGCAGCCCAAGCACTAATGCGAAGGGGCCTGAAGTGGCAGGTGGGTAATGGGGAAAATATCAGAATATGGAGGGATAAATGGCTTCCTACACCAAAAACGTACAAAGTAGTAACACTTGAGAGAGGCAACATACTGTTAACAATGGTCTGTGATCTCATAGACAATGAAAGCAAGGAGTGGAAGGTTGACGTGGTGCGCCAGAATTTCTTAGCTCAGGATGTTGAGGCGATTTTAAGCATTCCATTAAGTGTTAATGGAGCTCGGGATAAAATAGTGTGGGCAAAGAATAGGAATGGGAGGTTCTCAGTAAGGAGCGCATACAAGGTGGCCAAGGAGGACAGTTTGGGTGTGAGGTAG